One genomic segment of Methanothermobacter wolfeii includes these proteins:
- a CDS encoding nitrogenase subunit alpha gives MPFKLFEVDREIPDREKHIYIKSSSDPEGDIPLCNTKTIPGCMTERGCAFAGAKGVITGAIKDALHVIHSPVGCTAYGYGTKRYPTSQDMPDGSRFPIENFNLKYITGTDLKESDVVFGGMDKLKRCIIEAVKEFPEANAVYIYATCTTGLIGDDMDAVAREVSNEIGKDVVSINAPGFAGPTQSKGHQVANHTLFETLVGTAEPPKTTGYDVNLIGEYNIDGDLWVLKKYFEEMGINVLSTFTGDCCHDEIKWMHRARLSLVRCQRSATYIARLLEEKYNVPYMKVDFFGIRYCRENLMAIGDYFGIPERAEKVINDRLEKIEPELEYLKEKLRGKKVWVFSGGPKNWHLPEPLEEELGMEVMAVSTMFEHEDGYEKIKKRVREETVIVDDPNSLEMEEIIENYKPDIILSGIKEKYLAHKLGFPCILIHSYENGPYIGFEGFLNLARDIHASIYNPVWDMIEFEKVV, from the coding sequence ATGCCATTTAAACTTTTCGAGGTGGACAGGGAGATCCCTGATAGAGAGAAACACATATACATAAAGTCATCCAGCGACCCTGAAGGGGATATACCGCTCTGCAATACAAAAACAATCCCAGGATGCATGACAGAGAGGGGATGCGCATTTGCAGGAGCAAAGGGGGTGATAACAGGGGCCATTAAGGATGCCCTTCATGTGATACACTCACCGGTAGGCTGCACAGCCTATGGCTACGGTACCAAGAGATATCCAACATCACAGGACATGCCCGATGGCAGCAGGTTCCCCATTGAAAACTTCAACCTCAAGTACATAACAGGTACGGATCTTAAGGAATCCGATGTTGTATTCGGGGGCATGGATAAACTCAAAAGATGCATCATTGAGGCGGTAAAGGAATTCCCTGAAGCAAACGCGGTTTACATATACGCAACATGCACTACGGGTTTGATAGGGGATGATATGGATGCCGTTGCAAGGGAGGTTTCAAATGAGATAGGCAAGGACGTAGTCTCAATAAATGCGCCGGGATTCGCAGGACCAACACAGTCCAAGGGACACCAGGTTGCCAACCACACCCTCTTCGAAACCCTCGTCGGGACAGCGGAGCCCCCCAAAACAACAGGGTACGACGTGAACCTTATAGGTGAATACAACATTGATGGAGACCTATGGGTACTTAAAAAATACTTCGAGGAAATGGGAATAAATGTTCTGAGCACATTTACTGGGGACTGCTGCCATGATGAAATAAAATGGATGCACAGGGCCAGGCTGAGTCTTGTAAGATGTCAGAGATCAGCCACGTACATCGCAAGGCTTCTGGAGGAGAAGTACAATGTTCCCTACATGAAGGTTGACTTCTTTGGGATAAGATACTGTAGGGAAAACCTCATGGCCATAGGGGACTACTTCGGCATCCCTGAAAGGGCTGAGAAGGTGATAAATGATCGCCTTGAAAAAATAGAGCCAGAACTTGAATACCTCAAGGAAAAATTAAGGGGTAAAAAGGTCTGGGTGTTCTCTGGAGGCCCTAAAAACTGGCATCTCCCAGAGCCACTGGAAGAAGAACTTGGAATGGAGGTTATGGCGGTTTCAACAATGTTTGAACATGAAGACGGATATGAAAAGATCAAGAAGAGGGTAAGGGAGGAAACGGTAATAGTGGATGATCCCAACTCCCTGGAGATGGAGGAGATAATTGAGAACTACAAACCAGACATAATCCTTTCGGGTATCAAGGAGAAGTATCTGGCTCATAAACTGGGGTTCCCCTGTATACTGATCCATTCATACGAAAACGGACCATATATAGGCTTTGAGGGCTTCCTGAACCTTGCAAGGGATATCCATGCATCCATCTACAACCCGGTATGGGACATGATTGAGTTTGAGAAGGTGGTCTGA
- a CDS encoding P-II family nitrogen regulator produces MKEIMAILRPNKMKATKDVLEALGFPSMTACRVLGRGKQKAIVEELKTCISIEDKDNSKGTMRYVPKRLMSIVVNDEDVSLVVEAIMKINHTGNIGDGKIFVSPVDDAMRIRTSERGKDAI; encoded by the coding sequence ATGAAGGAAATAATGGCTATATTAAGGCCAAATAAGATGAAAGCCACAAAAGACGTCCTGGAAGCCCTTGGATTTCCATCCATGACAGCCTGCAGGGTTCTGGGAAGAGGAAAACAGAAGGCCATCGTGGAAGAACTTAAAACATGCATTTCAATTGAAGACAAGGATAACAGTAAGGGGACAATGAGATACGTTCCCAAAAGGCTCATGAGCATTGTGGTGAACGATGAAGACGTATCCCTGGTTGTTGAGGCAATAATGAAAATAAATCACACAGGGAACATCGGTGATGGTAAAATATTTGTCTCTCCAGTGGATGACGCCATGAGAATAAGAACTTCTGAAAGGGGAAAGGATGCCATCTGA
- a CDS encoding formylmethanofuran dehydrogenase subunit B, producing the protein MMEYVKNVVCPFCGTLCDDIICKVEGNEIVGTINACRIGHSKFVHAEGAMRYKKPLIRKNGEFVEVSYDEAIDKAAKILAESKRPLMYGWSCTECEAQAVGVELAEEAGAVIDNTASVCHGPSVLALQDVGYPICTFGEVKNRADVVVYWGCNPMHAHPRHMSRNVFARGFFRERGRSDRTLIVVDPRKTDSAKLADIHLQLDFDRDYELLDAMRACLLGHEILYDEVAGVPREQIEEAVEVLKNAQFGILFFGMGITHSRGKHRNIDTAIMMVQDLNDYAKWTLIPMRGHYNVTGFNQVCTWESGYPYCVDFSGGEPRYNPGETGANDLLQNREADAMMVIASDPGAHFPQRALERMAEIPVIAIEPHRTPTTEMADIIIPPAIVGMEAEGTAYRMEGVPIRMKKVVDSDLLSDREILERLLEKVREYKASK; encoded by the coding sequence ATCATGGAATACGTAAAGAATGTGGTCTGTCCCTTCTGCGGAACTCTTTGTGATGATATAATCTGTAAGGTTGAGGGTAACGAGATCGTTGGAACCATCAACGCATGCAGAATAGGTCACAGTAAATTTGTGCACGCAGAGGGTGCGATGAGGTATAAGAAACCACTCATAAGGAAGAACGGCGAATTCGTAGAGGTAAGCTACGATGAAGCCATAGACAAGGCAGCAAAGATCCTTGCAGAATCAAAAAGGCCATTAATGTATGGATGGAGCTGTACTGAATGTGAGGCCCAGGCTGTTGGTGTTGAACTGGCAGAGGAGGCAGGGGCCGTCATCGACAACACGGCTTCAGTCTGTCACGGTCCATCAGTACTGGCACTCCAGGACGTAGGATACCCCATATGTACCTTCGGTGAGGTCAAGAACAGGGCGGATGTTGTGGTCTACTGGGGATGCAACCCTATGCACGCCCACCCAAGGCACATGTCCAGGAACGTCTTTGCAAGGGGATTCTTCAGGGAGAGAGGAAGATCAGACAGGACACTCATAGTGGTGGATCCAAGGAAGACGGACAGCGCAAAACTTGCAGACATCCACCTTCAGCTTGACTTCGACCGCGACTATGAACTCCTGGATGCAATGAGGGCATGCCTCCTTGGACATGAAATACTCTACGATGAGGTTGCAGGTGTTCCAAGGGAACAGATCGAGGAAGCCGTTGAGGTCCTCAAGAATGCACAGTTCGGTATACTCTTCTTCGGTATGGGTATAACCCACAGCCGCGGTAAGCACAGGAACATTGACACAGCCATTATGATGGTCCAGGACCTCAACGACTATGCCAAGTGGACCCTTATACCCATGAGGGGTCACTACAACGTTACAGGGTTCAACCAGGTATGCACATGGGAAAGCGGATACCCCTACTGTGTTGACTTCTCAGGAGGGGAGCCAAGGTACAACCCCGGTGAAACCGGTGCAAACGACCTCCTCCAGAACAGGGAAGCCGATGCAATGATGGTCATAGCCTCTGACCCCGGCGCCCACTTCCCCCAGAGGGCGCTTGAGAGGATGGCTGAGATCCCTGTCATTGCCATTGAACCCCACAGGACACCCACAACCGAGATGGCTGACATCATAATCCCGCCTGCCATTGTTGGTATGGAGGCGGAGGGCACAGCCTACCGTATGGAGGGTGTTCCAATAAGGATGAAGAAGGTCGTTGATTCAGACCTCCTCTCAGACAGGGAGATCCTTGAGAGACTCCTTGAGAAGGTGAGGGAATACAAGGCCTCAAAGTAG
- a CDS encoding nitrogenase component 1 gives MDLKHEKHAVINPGNMCPPFGAVMAFLGIKGSMPLVHGSQGCSTYMRFQLTRHFREPVNIASSSLNESTVVYGGEENLLKALNTVEDQYGPDVIGVLSGCLTETIGDDLELIVKKYRERVSSEIVTVQTPGFKGTHIEGYDTAVYSILRDLTEVGEPGGSINVIPGILSPADTFEIRRIFEEMGAMPLMITDNSESLDEPFTGETFFITENGTDINEIRNAAGSMATISFSENDAGKFLERRYGVNDTVTGLPVGLERTDRLLDRISEISGLEAPPTLMRERGRLIDAMIDSHQYTYGRRVAIFADPAYALSMASAVLEMGMVPSADWNEKLPSLDLRMVLEMGMVPSAVFTGASSPDLHRIMALLQERYGFKATVKDKADIFDLELHLRKRPADLLIGNSYCSRVAHKFGIPLFRMGFPVYDRVGAQRIVLAGYRGA, from the coding sequence TTGGATTTGAAACATGAAAAACATGCTGTTATAAACCCGGGAAACATGTGCCCACCATTCGGTGCCGTGATGGCTTTCCTGGGTATAAAGGGATCCATGCCACTGGTACACGGGTCTCAGGGCTGCAGCACATACATGAGGTTCCAGCTAACAAGGCACTTCAGGGAGCCGGTTAACATTGCTTCAAGTTCCTTAAACGAATCCACAGTTGTCTATGGGGGCGAAGAAAATCTTTTAAAGGCCCTGAATACCGTTGAGGATCAGTACGGTCCTGATGTAATTGGAGTGCTATCCGGGTGTCTTACAGAGACAATAGGGGATGACCTGGAACTTATAGTCAAAAAATATAGGGAAAGGGTGTCATCAGAGATTGTGACGGTACAGACACCAGGATTTAAGGGGACGCACATTGAAGGTTATGACACAGCAGTTTATTCCATTCTGAGGGATCTAACCGAAGTGGGTGAACCCGGGGGAAGTATCAACGTTATACCCGGAATACTGAGCCCTGCAGATACATTTGAGATCCGGAGGATCTTTGAGGAGATGGGAGCCATGCCTCTGATGATTACAGACAATTCAGAGTCACTGGATGAACCCTTCACCGGAGAAACGTTCTTCATAACTGAAAACGGGACAGATATTAATGAGATAAGGAATGCGGCCGGGTCAATGGCCACAATCAGCTTTTCAGAGAATGATGCCGGGAAATTCCTTGAAAGGAGGTATGGTGTTAATGATACTGTCACGGGCCTTCCGGTTGGCCTTGAACGTACAGACAGACTCCTTGATAGAATCTCTGAGATTTCAGGGCTTGAAGCACCACCCACTCTGATGAGGGAGAGGGGGAGGCTTATTGATGCCATGATTGACTCTCATCAGTACACATATGGAAGAAGGGTTGCAATATTCGCAGACCCGGCTTATGCCCTTTCAATGGCCTCGGCGGTACTGGAGATGGGGATGGTACCATCGGCAGACTGGAACGAGAAACTCCCATCACTGGATCTGCGGATGGTACTGGAGATGGGGATGGTACCATCGGCAGTCTTTACAGGAGCAAGCAGTCCAGATCTTCATAGGATCATGGCCCTCCTCCAGGAGCGTTATGGTTTTAAGGCTACCGTGAAGGATAAGGCAGACATCTTTGACCTTGAACTTCATCTGAGAAAAAGACCGGCCGACCTGCTGATAGGGAACTCCTACTGCAGCAGGGTAGCCCATAAATTCGGGATACCCCTCTTCAGGATGGGATTCCCGGTTTATGATAGGGTAGGAGCCCAGAGAATAGTCCTGGCAGGTTACAGGGGGGCATAA
- a CDS encoding NifB/NifX family molybdenum-iron cluster-binding protein gives MRIAVSSDDGVHVNRHFGDSGVFLIFETEGSEIKFLEIRRKKQG, from the coding sequence ATGAGAATAGCGGTTTCATCAGATGACGGAGTCCATGTTAACAGACACTTCGGGGATTCGGGGGTATTCCTCATATTTGAAACAGAGGGATCTGAAATAAAGTTCCTGGAGATAAGAAGAAAGAAACAAGGATAA
- the nifE gene encoding nitrogenase iron-molybdenum cofactor biosynthesis protein NifE, whose amino-acid sequence MKEIKVEDIPEEIIETLEARKEHFIRNCEGRTPRCNEASLPGMVTQRSCVYGGARVILMPITDAIHLVHGPVGCAACTWDIRGSKSSGSQLYKTGFSTGLEEKEIVFGGEKKLLDCIIELNEIYSPSAIFVYSTCVAGVIGDDIKAVCRKAGEITGNRIIPVQSEGFRSFNKSLGHQLACQVLVEYLIGTVPGEQVPMSVNLVGEFNVAGDMWGIRSLLEELNIGVVASITGDSTVDEISRAHTASLNLVQCSKSSKYVAREMERIYGIPYIEVNFFGIEKTAGSLRKIAEFFHLDMDQFNEWLARKIHQTTSRVERYRERLKGKTVGIYVGGNKAWSLIKAFEDLGMEVIMTGTQNGIPEDYLKIRMASGKRTIVFDDANPVELSRLLKKYKPDLVVSGAKEKYLSYKLGIPFCEFNHDRLNPFSGFGGFLNFAEEVEKALNSPVWNLGSGG is encoded by the coding sequence TTGAAGGAAATAAAGGTTGAAGATATCCCTGAAGAAATAATAGAAACTCTGGAAGCCAGGAAGGAACATTTCATCAGGAACTGTGAGGGAAGAACACCAAGATGCAATGAGGCGTCTCTCCCCGGCATGGTCACTCAGAGGTCCTGCGTGTATGGCGGTGCAAGGGTAATCCTGATGCCCATAACAGATGCCATACACCTTGTCCATGGACCGGTGGGCTGCGCAGCATGCACATGGGACATAAGGGGAAGTAAGAGTTCAGGATCACAGCTTTATAAAACAGGATTCTCAACGGGCCTTGAAGAAAAAGAGATCGTATTCGGAGGTGAAAAGAAACTCCTTGACTGCATAATAGAACTCAACGAGATCTACTCACCATCAGCAATATTCGTTTATTCCACATGCGTGGCTGGAGTGATAGGAGATGATATAAAGGCTGTTTGCAGAAAAGCCGGAGAAATCACAGGTAACAGGATTATACCTGTCCAGTCAGAGGGATTCAGAAGCTTCAACAAGTCCCTGGGTCATCAGCTGGCATGCCAGGTGCTTGTAGAATACCTTATTGGCACAGTCCCGGGAGAACAGGTGCCGATGTCAGTAAATCTTGTGGGTGAATTCAATGTTGCAGGTGATATGTGGGGGATAAGGTCGCTCCTGGAGGAGCTCAACATAGGGGTTGTGGCCTCTATAACAGGTGATTCAACCGTAGATGAGATATCAAGGGCCCATACAGCCAGCCTTAACCTTGTTCAGTGCAGCAAGTCATCTAAATACGTCGCAAGGGAGATGGAGAGGATCTACGGAATCCCCTATATTGAGGTAAACTTCTTTGGAATAGAAAAGACTGCTGGGTCCCTCAGGAAAATCGCAGAATTCTTCCACCTGGACATGGACCAGTTTAACGAGTGGCTCGCAAGGAAAATCCATCAAACAACCTCCAGAGTGGAGAGATACAGGGAAAGGCTCAAGGGCAAAACAGTAGGGATATATGTTGGTGGTAACAAGGCATGGTCCCTCATAAAGGCCTTTGAGGACTTGGGGATGGAGGTGATCATGACAGGAACCCAGAATGGCATCCCTGAGGACTACCTTAAAATAAGGATGGCCTCGGGGAAGAGGACCATCGTATTCGATGACGCCAACCCGGTTGAACTCTCAAGGCTCCTCAAAAAATATAAACCGGATCTGGTGGTATCCGGTGCAAAGGAGAAATACCTTTCATACAAACTTGGAATACCCTTCTGTGAATTCAACCATGATAGATTAAATCCCTTCTCTGGATTCGGGGGATTCCTGAACTTTGCAGAGGAGGTTGAGAAGGCCCTGAACAGTCCGGTGTGGAATTTAGGTTCAGGAGGCTGA
- a CDS encoding DUF2097 domain-containing protein, whose protein sequence is MISLKKENRCATCEELCRYIKEEVKPGDTVRLSLGRVYIPGKVVTNNSGVIQIKIDSDLIKGLTTIDVEKLKDYLIELEHECEGGVCIIEAVDE, encoded by the coding sequence GTGATTTCTTTGAAGAAAGAAAACAGATGTGCAACTTGTGAGGAACTCTGCAGGTACATCAAAGAAGAAGTTAAACCAGGGGATACCGTCAGATTATCCCTTGGCCGTGTGTACATACCTGGGAAGGTTGTCACAAATAACTCAGGGGTTATTCAGATAAAAATTGACAGTGACCTTATAAAGGGTCTTACAACCATTGATGTTGAAAAACTAAAAGACTACCTCATTGAACTCGAACATGAATGTGAAGGTGGAGTATGTATAATAGAGGCCGTTGATGAATGA
- a CDS encoding nitrogenase component 1 yields MSEIKVKERGRELIVNPLVTCQPFGAMFATLGINRALPIVHGSQGCSTFVRYSLNRHFREPAEIAVTSLHEDAAVFGGRSNLINGVKNLVKRFKPDLVGIVTTCSSEIIGDDVEGFMGVAESELREELGENFETRIIYISTPSFVENHFRGYGNAIRAFVDGLADEKTDQNGKLNIIPGIVNPGDIREIKHIIKLMGLDSIILTDTSDPFDSPLRPSATARMPFYPKGGTGVSEIEDSSNSLGTISMTMYGADAADSLQKRFDVPSEHCMPLGVKNTDEFLRTIMRLADADVKDEVLDERGLLIDSMADLSSRYLFGRTAAVYGDPDMVAGISRFLCELGMVPRYVCTGTDHPAFRDAMKTVASESMEHVNLMPDSDLRALERELMEEPVDILIGNSDGRLIARDLNIPIVRVGYPVYDRAGYHRIPIVGYRGGLNLLNRITNTVLREYYEPEHWKLQQ; encoded by the coding sequence ATGTCTGAAATCAAAGTAAAAGAGAGGGGCAGGGAGCTCATAGTCAACCCCCTTGTAACCTGCCAACCCTTTGGGGCCATGTTCGCAACCCTTGGAATAAACAGGGCACTGCCCATAGTTCACGGATCCCAGGGCTGCAGCACATTTGTCAGGTACTCCCTTAACAGGCACTTCAGGGAACCAGCAGAGATTGCAGTCACCTCACTGCATGAGGATGCCGCGGTCTTTGGAGGAAGAAGCAACCTGATAAACGGTGTTAAAAACCTTGTGAAAAGGTTTAAACCGGATCTCGTGGGCATCGTAACAACATGTTCAAGTGAAATAATAGGTGACGACGTTGAGGGATTCATGGGTGTCGCCGAATCAGAGCTCAGGGAGGAACTTGGAGAAAACTTCGAGACAAGAATAATATACATATCAACACCCAGCTTCGTGGAAAATCACTTCAGGGGGTATGGCAATGCTATAAGGGCATTTGTAGATGGGCTGGCAGATGAAAAAACGGATCAAAACGGGAAACTGAACATAATCCCCGGCATAGTAAACCCCGGGGACATAAGAGAAATAAAGCACATCATCAAACTGATGGGACTTGATTCAATAATACTGACAGACACATCGGATCCTTTTGACTCCCCCCTGAGACCATCAGCCACAGCAAGGATGCCCTTCTATCCTAAGGGCGGCACAGGGGTTTCCGAGATAGAGGACTCATCAAACAGTCTTGGAACAATTTCAATGACCATGTACGGGGCTGATGCAGCAGATTCCCTCCAGAAACGTTTCGATGTACCTTCAGAACACTGCATGCCACTGGGTGTTAAGAATACAGATGAATTCCTCCGAACCATCATGAGGCTCGCAGATGCAGATGTCAAGGATGAGGTTCTGGATGAAAGGGGCCTCCTGATAGATTCAATGGCAGACCTCAGCTCCAGATACCTTTTCGGGAGAACAGCAGCCGTATATGGAGACCCAGATATGGTGGCAGGGATATCAAGGTTCCTCTGTGAACTTGGCATGGTTCCAAGGTATGTATGTACGGGAACGGATCACCCTGCCTTCAGGGATGCAATGAAAACCGTTGCATCTGAGTCAATGGAACATGTGAATTTAATGCCAGACTCAGACCTGAGAGCACTTGAAAGGGAGCTCATGGAGGAACCGGTTGATATTCTAATAGGAAACTCCGATGGAAGGCTAATTGCAAGGGACCTTAACATACCCATTGTGAGGGTTGGATACCCTGTATACGACAGGGCAGGTTACCACAGAATTCCCATTGTAGGCTACAGGGGTGGTCTGAACCTTCTTAACAGGATAACAAACACGGTACTCAGAGAATACTATGAGCCAGAGCACTGGAAACTCCAGCAATAA
- a CDS encoding P-II family nitrogen regulator, with amino-acid sequence MKMIRAIVRPEKAEEVVDALSEAGFPALTKIDVIGRGKQKGLQFDDIYYDEIPKTMLLIVTEEESTEKLVDIINEKAFTGNFGDGKIFISPVESAYTVRTREKGL; translated from the coding sequence ATGAAAATGATAAGGGCAATAGTAAGACCTGAAAAGGCTGAAGAGGTAGTCGACGCATTATCTGAAGCAGGATTCCCTGCACTTACTAAAATTGATGTGATAGGCCGCGGGAAACAGAAGGGGCTACAGTTCGATGACATCTACTATGATGAAATACCCAAGACAATGCTCCTCATAGTGACAGAAGAAGAGAGCACAGAGAAACTGGTTGACATAATAAATGAGAAGGCCTTCACAGGAAACTTCGGCGACGGTAAAATTTTCATAAGCCCCGTTGAAAGCGCCTATACAGTAAGAACACGTGAGAAAGGGCTTTAG
- a CDS encoding molybdopterin-dependent oxidoreductase has protein sequence MSWDTALDILSEKLLECVDEYGSESIVYYQGFGVRTALRLINRRFFNLLGGVTTLRGTLCGGTGQAGQELDFGVRISHDPHDHLNSRCIFLWGRNPSVTDGNLWRIIRRAVRQGSTLVTVDPIRTLTAKRSDIHCQIRPGTDQYLALALSKIIIEEGLHDTEFIKRHVDNFEAYLELIEGFSLQRLSSITDVPESMMMELAGLCSDGPASMITGWGLQRYRDSHMALRFIDALAAVSGNIGIPGGGVSSGFDEYGAFDMGVTLEKETRKISMPLLGRELDTLESPPVRLVFITAGNPVTIGPNSMRTLEALRRVPFVVMVDHFLNDTSYASDLFLPATTFLEETDLAGSYGHSYVSPVNRAVKPLGNSRSEFWIFQKLSITMGIQEMNGSEKEWLELIASGLLDYYGIEIDELLRKPYRNPVPEVPFSNMEFPTPTGRFTLPEEITPEAPETSMRLLTVMPPEFIGSGEPKSMEGLLRIYMNPSTISEMGFEDGEVAVVESKTGTICAILKPCDDVRRDCAFTYRGGWLSKGNCINAVIEDMESYPGHGTPYNETAVGLRKIRGSGGSDHSAH, from the coding sequence ATATCATGGGACACAGCCCTGGATATACTATCAGAAAAACTTCTTGAATGTGTTGATGAGTACGGATCGGAATCAATAGTCTACTATCAGGGCTTTGGAGTAAGAACAGCCCTCAGACTGATTAACAGGAGATTCTTTAATCTTCTTGGTGGTGTAACAACACTCAGGGGCACTCTATGTGGCGGGACAGGACAGGCAGGGCAGGAGCTTGATTTCGGAGTCAGGATCTCCCATGACCCCCATGACCATTTAAACAGCAGATGCATCTTCCTCTGGGGCAGGAACCCCTCCGTTACTGATGGGAACCTGTGGAGGATAATAAGGAGGGCTGTGAGGCAGGGTTCGACTCTTGTCACTGTAGACCCCATAAGAACCCTGACAGCGAAGCGTTCAGATATACACTGTCAGATAAGGCCCGGCACTGACCAGTACCTTGCACTTGCACTATCAAAGATCATCATAGAAGAGGGCCTCCATGACACTGAATTCATAAAAAGGCATGTGGATAACTTTGAAGCATACCTTGAATTAATCGAGGGATTCAGTCTGCAGCGCCTCTCATCAATCACTGATGTCCCTGAATCCATGATGATGGAACTTGCAGGCCTCTGTTCCGATGGACCAGCAAGCATGATCACCGGCTGGGGCCTCCAGAGGTACAGGGATTCCCATATGGCGCTGAGATTTATAGATGCCCTTGCAGCCGTCTCAGGGAATATAGGTATACCCGGGGGCGGTGTGAGCAGCGGCTTTGATGAGTACGGGGCATTTGATATGGGAGTAACCCTTGAGAAGGAGACCAGAAAAATTTCCATGCCCCTCTTAGGGAGGGAACTTGATACTCTTGAGTCACCACCTGTTAGATTAGTTTTCATAACCGCAGGTAACCCTGTCACCATCGGTCCAAATTCAATGAGGACCCTTGAGGCCCTTCGAAGGGTGCCATTTGTTGTTATGGTTGATCACTTTTTAAACGACACATCCTATGCATCGGATCTTTTCCTGCCTGCAACAACCTTTCTGGAGGAAACGGATCTCGCGGGTAGCTACGGGCACAGCTATGTCTCCCCCGTTAACAGGGCAGTTAAACCACTTGGAAATTCAAGGTCAGAGTTCTGGATTTTTCAGAAACTCTCAATTACTATGGGGATTCAGGAAATGAATGGATCAGAGAAGGAATGGCTTGAGCTAATAGCATCGGGCCTCCTGGATTATTATGGGATAGAGATTGATGAGCTCCTGAGAAAACCCTACAGAAACCCGGTACCTGAGGTCCCCTTCAGTAACATGGAGTTCCCCACTCCCACAGGGAGGTTCACGTTACCTGAAGAGATAACCCCTGAAGCACCTGAAACTTCAATGCGACTCCTGACGGTCATGCCACCAGAATTTATAGGGTCAGGGGAACCTAAATCAATGGAGGGCCTTTTAAGGATTTACATGAACCCTTCAACAATTTCAGAAATGGGATTTGAGGATGGTGAAGTGGCTGTAGTAGAATCAAAAACCGGGACAATCTGCGCGATCCTGAAGCCATGTGATGATGTTCGCAGAGACTGCGCTTTCACCTACAGAGGAGGATGGTTATCGAAGGGAAACTGTATAAACGCTGTTATTGAGGACATGGAGAGTTATCCAGGTCATGGAACACCTTATAATGAGACTGCAGTAGGATTAAGGAAAATCAGAGGTTCGGGGGGATCTGATCATTCTGCACACTAA